A portion of the Lolium rigidum isolate FL_2022 chromosome 1, APGP_CSIRO_Lrig_0.1, whole genome shotgun sequence genome contains these proteins:
- the LOC124684546 gene encoding UDP-glucose 4-epimerase 2, giving the protein MAVEKTVAGAAAVRTVLVTGGAGYIGSHAVLQLLLAGFRAVVVDNLNNSSELAVRRVAALAGDHSRNLSFHKIDLRDKEALENVFASTRFDAVVHFAGLKAVGESVQKPLLYYDNNVNGTVNLLEVMSAHGCKKLVFSSSAAVYGSPKNSPCTEEFPLTPNNPYGKTKLVVEDICRDIYRTDPEWKIVLLRYFNPVGAHPSGYLGEDPCGIPNNLMPYVQQVAVGRRPALTILGNDYATVDGTGVRDYIHVVDLADGHIAALQKLFENSSIGCEAYNLGTGKGTSVLEIVHAFEKASGKKIPLIIGPRRPGDAEILFSSTAKAERDLSWKAKYGIDEMCRDQWNWASKNPNGYGAADSIKQNGHRGYGSADPCKQSGQYGSTGSAKQNGNGHLH; this is encoded by the exons ATGGCGGTGGAGAAGAcggtggcgggggcggcggccgtcAGGACGGTGCTGGTCACGGGCGGGGCCGGCTACATCGGCAGCCACGCCGTGCTGCAGCTGCTCCTAGCCGGCTtccgcgccgtcgtcgtcgacaacctcaacaactcGTCCGAGCTCGCCGTCCGCCGCGTCGCAGCGCTCGCCGGAGACCACTCGCGGAACCTCTCCTTCCACAAG ATTGATCTCCGTGACAAGGAAGCACTGGAAAATGTTTTTGCTTCAACAAG ATTCGATGCTGTTGTTCACTTTGCTGGACTAAAAGCTgtgggtgaaagtgtgcaaaagcCATTGCTTTATTACGACAACAATGTTAATGGCACAGTAAATCTTCTCGAAGTTATGTCTGCTCATGGATGTAAAAAG TTGGTGTTTTCATCGTCAGCTGCAGTTTATGGGTCACCCAAGAACTCACCCTGCACAGAAGAGTTTCCTCTGACTCCAAACAATCCATATGGCAAAACCAAG CTTGTTGTTGAAGATATTTGCCGTGATATCTACCGTACAGATCCAGAATGGAAGATTGTCCTACTTAGGTATTTCAATCCTGTTGGGGCTCATCCGAGTGGATACCTTGGCGAAGACCCATGTGGAATTCCCAATAATCTTATGCCGTATGTTCAGCAAGTTGCAGTTGGCAGGAGGCCAGCTCTGACTATATTGGGGAATGACTATGCAACAGTAGATGGAACTGGG GTTCGAGATTACATTCATGTGGTCGACCTTGCTGATGGACATATTGCTGCACTGCAGAAGCTTTTCGAAAACTCTAGCATAG GATGTGAAGCATACAACCTTGGAACTGGAAAAGGAACATCAGTGCTAGAGATTGTTCATGCCTTTGAGAAGGCTTCTGGGAAG AAAATTCCTCTGATCATTGGCCCAAGACGCCCTGGCGATGCAGAGATTCTGTTTTCGTCCACTGCCAAAGCAGAGAGGGACCTGAGCTGGAA AGCGAAATATGGCATCGACGAGATGTGTAGGGACCAGTGGAACTGGGCTAGCAAGAACCCTAATGGATACGGAGCAGCTGACTCCATCAAGCAAAACGGCCACCGCGGATATGGATCAGCTGACCCCTGCAAACAGAGCGGCCAATACGGATCAACAGGGTCTGCCAAACAAAATGGCAACGGACACCTCCACTGA